One Euzebyales bacterium genomic window carries:
- a CDS encoding NADH-quinone oxidoreductase subunit A — protein MLADYLPLVLLVTVAVLFVGLSLLVSARLGPSRPNPTKRAAYESGIIPEQSLVGMRFSVQFYLVAMLFIIFDVEAVFLHPWAVVVRDLGWYGLGVMGVFVALLFESYFYILSRGGLEWE, from the coding sequence ATGCTGGCTGACTACCTGCCACTCGTGCTGCTGGTGACGGTGGCCGTCCTGTTCGTCGGCCTGTCGCTGCTGGTGTCCGCCAGGCTCGGTCCCAGCAGGCCGAACCCCACCAAGCGCGCCGCCTACGAGTCCGGCATCATCCCCGAGCAGAGCCTGGTCGGCATGCGCTTCTCCGTGCAGTTCTACCTCGTCGCCATGCTGTTCATCATCTTCGACGTCGAGGCGGTGTTCTTGCACCCCTGGGCCGTCGTCGTGCGCGACCTCGGCTGGTACGGCCTGGGCGTCATGGGCGTGTTCGTCGCACTGCTGTTCGAGAGCTACTTCTACATCCTGAGCAGGGGAGGCCTGGAATGGGAATAG